CGAGCCCCGGCGAAGAGGGCCTCCGCGACATGCGCTACATCAAAGCCATCTATCACGCCGCAGGCGTAGACGTGGCCTGAACTTACTCCGCTGTCGCCGAAACGGTATTTCCCGGACGCACCAGTTGCGGCGCGCGCAGCTTCGTCTTGGCAAGGTTCGTCTTCACATTGATCCGGACAAGGTCCTTATTGCCCGACGCCGTAAATGTGGCAACATACGACTCCGACACCGCTTTCTTGAACTGATCGAGAAATGGCGTCAGCGAGACGGGGCTGAGACTCCCTTGATAGAAGGACGTGCCGCCCGTCGCATCGGCTACCTGCTGAAGATAGCTCTGGCCGCTGAAGCTGCTGCGGCCGCCCCGCCATCCCGCATCCGAATAGTAGATCGAGTACACCGGCACACCGGCGCGCTGCGCATCGGTGATAGCAGCCGAGACATATGGGCTGTCCTGATTGGCCATGCTCGTACTGCCGTTATACGGATCAACACCATTCGTAATCATCAACACGAAACGCGCCTTCGCTTCAGGCCGCGATGTCTGTTGCAGATCGACCTGGCGCTCGCTCCCTGAGGGCCAACTCTTCACAAAGCTCGAGAGGCAGAAGTACGGACTGGCGTTCACGCCCGCTGTGCCTTGTGGCAGGCGCAGAGCATTCGCAGCCGCTGCATGATCGGTTGTAAAGTTCTGCGCAACCGTCACTCCGCCATACCGCATATACCCAACCATCACCTCCGTGCCCGATGGCAACCCCATCAGAAAGCTGCGCAACTCATCCAGATTGCGCCCCACACCCAACCTCAATCCATCATCAATCAGCAGCGCCACCTGCGCTCCGCCAGGCTTGACAAGCGAGATACTCGTCAGCGGCGTAGCGCGGTCATTCACCTTCAACATCACGTTGCTGGTTGTAGGAAGAACAGGCGCCTTCGAATCCACCTGAATGATCGTTTGTGTCGGTGTAGGGCCCTCCTGGGCCTGCACCGCACCCGTGGCCAAAATAGAAAGAGTAAGTGCGAGGAAGTAACGAGTCATTTTGCTCCCTTCAGCCTGTTAGACGTTGAAATCGTGCAGAATGTCGCGGTATTTGCGAGGTACGCCTCACATGCCGCCAAACCGGATCTTCAATCCCGCTCGAACCGTAAACGGCAAACCAGGATAACCAATCGGCCCAATATGCTGCTGGCTGAGCAGATTGTCCAGCTGCGCATACACCGTAGCGTGTCTCGTGACCGTAAAGAGCAGGTTCGCATCCAGCTTGGCAAAGCCAGCGTCGAGATTGCGATTCGGCAGCAGCAACGTGTTCCCGCCATTGAAGTCGTTATAAAGCTGAAACGTCGAATCGTCACTACGACTGGCAAGCGAGCCTTTGATCGCAGCAGCAAACCGCGTGCGCATGTACTCCACCGCAAAGAACCCCGTCTGCGGAGGCCGCCTGAAGGGACGGCTCCCGACAAGCGGTGACAGCGCCCCAATCGCAACTCCCGGAATATTCGGATTCGTCGTCGGCGTGCCATTGTTTGCCGCCACCGCATCGCTGGCAAACGACTGCAGCACAATCGGCGCAAGATACGTGTAGCCTCCGCGCATGAAGACATGCGTGAACGGCTGATACTGCGCCTCAAGCTCCGCTCCCTGCGCGCGAAAAGCCAGCGAGTTCAGCGCCGCTCCATAAAGCTGATTGGCAATACTCGGCGGAATCCCAAAATACTTCGTCAGGCTCGTCGAATCCGCAACCTCAATCTGGTGGCTGAACTGGTTATGAAAATAGCCGGCCTTCACAATCAGCTTCTGCCCAAGAATGTTCTGGTCCACTCCCAGGTCCCACGTGCGCGAGCGTTCCTCACTAATCGGCGTCACGTGATACGCCGCAATCGCATCCTGATTTCCACTCTGAACGAGTTCCGTGTACAAGCTCGAAAACTCCGCCGCCAGCGATGGCTCCTGCACGCCAGTAGCGAAGCTCGCGCGCAACCGCGTGCCATGAAACTTCCGCATACTCGGCCGCACCGGCACATAAGCCAGCCCAATGCGAGGCGTCCCGGCAATGCCATACAGATGGTTCTTCTCCACCGCGCCGCCCAGCGAGTAGAAGACGCGGTTCTTCACGTCACCCTGAAATTGCAGCGTGTACTCAAAGTTCGGGCGATCGATCTTCTCATCCTCAAATGCCGCCGGATCGACAAACCTTCCACGCTCATCCTCATAGCGAAACCCAAACAACGCAGTCATGCGATGAGGAAACGCATAATCAGACTGGTAGTAAAGCTCATCCCGATTGGCAACCGTATCTTCCGAAGGAGAGAAGAACGCCGCCTGTCCCGTAGCGCTATAACCATTGGCCCCGCGAATCGTCACCGTGTTGCCGTAGTAAGTCGTATAGCTGACGCCGCCGAACACGCTCGTCACCGGCTCACCCACCGGAGCAAACTGCTGCACCTGCTCACGCTTCCGCGCAATGCCATAGCGGACCAGGTTGTGCCACTTCCCCGCAGCAAGATTCTCCAGCGTCAGCCCCGAGTAGATGTCCTGATCACTCTGCTTGCCCGAAGCCGCAATCCCATAAAATCCAATCGCTCCCGGCAGCCCCGTCGCCGAATCCGCATTCCTCAGCGTAAACCGGGCCTGCGTATTCGTCGTAATGTTGTACCCGATGTTCGCCACACTGGTCGCCGAGTGATACTGATCGTTCGCCACCGTGTTCGAAGTGTCGAACCTGCTGAAGCCCGCATAATAATCCAGCCGCGAGTGCGCTCCCGAAACCACAGCCTCATTGCGATACGTGCGAAAGTTCCCCGCATCGCCCGAATAGTTCACCACCGGCCGCAGCGAGCTGCCACGCGGCGTCACCAGGTTCACCACCGAAGCCGCCGCATCCGACCCATACAGCGCCGAGTTCGGCCCGCGATAAAGCTCCAGCCCGCTCAGCCCCGTAGTCGACACCGTCCCAAAATCAAAGACCCCGCCCGTATCCTCAGCCGGAACGCCATCAATCAGCACCTTGTTCGCATCCGAGTTTCCGCCGCGCACAAACAGCGAAGCCACCCCGCCATACTGTCCCGTCTGCACCACAACGTTCCCCGGCGACTGCCGCAGATCATTCACAATCCCTACCTGCGTCGCCAGGTCTTTCATCGGAATCAGCGTCACCGCAGAGCTGGCCTGCTGAATCGGCGTCGAGATGCCCGTCGTCGTCACCGTCACCTGCTCCGTCACCGAAGCCGCTTCCAGCACAACATTCCGCGTAACCACATCCGTCCGCCCACCATAAAAATCCGGGCTGATATTTGGCGAGAAAGTCGTAGCTGCCGTCAGCAGCACAAAGCGGCCCGTGTCGGCGGTGCGAATCTCATAGCTCCCATCCGCACCCGAAACCCCAATCGCAACCGCCAGTGTCCCCTGAATCAGCCTCACCTGCGCTCCGGACACAACCGCGCCAAGCGGGTCCGTCACCACTCCGCGAACGATCACCGCGCGCGCCGCCGCCGTCACAATAAACAGCGCAGCCAGCAACGTGGCCAACCCACGCGGCATGCGCAAAGACAGTGTGCGGAAGGCAAAGAGCATCGGTACTTCCATCATACCGGCGGCCGCACGCTCTCGCGCTCAGGGAATCAGAATCAGCTTGCCAGTCGTCCTGCGCGACTCAAGTTCCCGATGCGCCTGCGCAGCCTCCGCCAGCGGATACGTATGCTCAATCCGCAGCTTCAGGCTTCCATCCGCCACTCCACGAAACACATCACCCGCCCGCGCCTCCAGGTCCTCGCGCGTGGCAATGTAGTCCTTCAGTGTCGGCCTCGTAATGTAAAGCGATCCCATCAGCGACAGCCTTATCAGATCAAACGGAGGCACCGCGCCGCTCGACCCTCCAAACAGCACCATCGTGCCACGCGGTCGCAGCACCTCCAGCGACTTGTCAAACGTTGTCTTCCCTACAGAGTCATACACTGCATGAAGTCCCGGTCCCGACGCCAACTTCTTCACCTTCGCGGCAAAGTCCTCGCGCGTATACAGAATCACCTCATCGGCCCCGGCATCGCGCACCAGCGCGGCCTTCTCGTCGGTCGAAACCGTCGTAAACACACGAGCGCCACGCGCCTTCGCCATCTGAATCAGCAACAGCCCCGTGCCTCCAGCCCCGGCATGAATCAGCACCTCATCCCCACTGCGTATCGCATAAGCCGAGTGCGAAAGATAATGCGCCGTCATCCCCTGCAGCATCACAGCCGCAGCCTGCACCGCCGTCACACCGTCCGGAATATTGACCAGCCGCGCAGCCGGAGCAACTGCAAACTGAGCATACGTTCCCGGAACTCCGCACCATGCAACACGGTCGCCCGCCTTCACGCTCGTCACGCCCGCGCCCACTGCGGTGACAACACCAGCAGCCTCCTGCCCCAGCGTGTAGGGCAGCCGCGCCGGATACCGCCCCTCACGAAAGTATGTGTCAATAAAGTTCACGCCCGCGGCCTCAATGCGAACAAGCGCCTCACCCGCGCCAAGCGTGGGCATCGGCAGTTCCTGCATCGTCAGCACATCTGCCGGTCCGGTCGTAAGCATCTGAATTGCCTGCATCAATTGCCTTCCTTTAAAAATCTTTCTTTGAACACTCACTCGAAGTGGGCAAAAAAAAACAGCCTCACCCGTTGCATCTCCGTTACGCCTTCAACACTTTACCTGAAGATTTTTTGCTATGCCTAAAAAGACAGAACTAGAATAGCTCCGTCACCGAGACCCTCACCGGCAACGGCTGAAACGCTTGAGAGCAAACAGAAATCGATGGATAAAAATAGAATGGCTGACTCAAAATCCTATCTCATCGCTTCTCTGGCGATTGCCTGTCTGGCAGTAACAGCAGGCTGCCACTCGCACCTGCACCATATCCAGCTCTCCGACGCAGCCATCGAAGCAGGCCGCGTCGACACACCACAAGCCTCCGCAAAGAAGATCGCCGGCGCAGGAATCTCCGTCATCTCCGCCTGCGCAACCCAGCCTTACGACAACGCCAGCAAAGGCATCATCGTCGACGAGCCAGGCCTGCACGAAGACGTACTCGATCTGCGCGATCAAAAGTCCTTCCGCGCCGTCCCCTTCGGCCTCAGCGAGGCCCGGAGACTCGAATCCTTGCTGGAAAAGGAAACCAGCCTCGCTGGACACCCATACCCCGCGGAGCAGATCGCCTGTATCCAGCAATTTGCCTCGCATCTGCGCGATCTTACCCAACCACTCGTCGAAGCCGACGACGAACAGAAGCAACTCGACGTCTCCGCCTTCGACAAAGCCTCAAAAGAAGCCGAGCAGGAGACCGATGAGCAGACGCAGCAGGAAGAGAAAGCCATCCACTCCGCTCCATCCACCAATCAGTAACCGCACCTCATCAGTAACGCATCCTTCCACACCAAATTCACATCACCCAGCATTACGCTGATTCATGCTCTTTCGCGCCCTCATCCTCGCCTGCACCACACTCCTCTTTACCAGCGGAGCCGCCGCACAAAACAACCCCGACTGGTACGCCCCACAAAAGCCCTTCCACATCGCCGGAAACCTCTACTACGTCGGAAGCCGCGATCTCGCCTCCTACCTGATCACCACGCCGCAAGGCGACATCCTCATTAACAGCAACTTCGAGCGCTCCGTTCCGCAGATACGCAAGAGCGTCGAAGAGCTAGGCTTCCACTTCAGCGACATCAAAATCCTGCTCATCAGCCACGCGCACATAGACCATGCCGCCGGCAGCTCTGCCATCAAAAAACTCACCGGCGCGCAGTACATGGTCATGGACGCCGACGTTCCCGTCATCGAATCCGGTGGCCGCAACGACTTTGCCTACGCCCACTCCGCCGACATGCACTTCCCACCCACAAAAGTTGATCGCATCCTTCACGACGGCAGCCAGGTGCGTCTCGGCGGCACCGTTCTCGTCGCGCATCTCACCCCCGGCCACACCAAAGGCTGCACCACCTGGACCATGAAAGTCACCGAATCCGGCAAGACCTACAACGTCGTCATCATCGGAAGCCCGAACATCAACCCCGGCTACAAGCTCGTCAACAACAAGCAGTATCCGCAGATCGCACAAGACTACGAGAAGACCTTCCGCGTGCTCAAATCGCTACCCTGCGACATCTTCCTCGGCGCACACGGCAGCTACTTCGATCTACAGGAAAAACTCCCGCGCATGAAGCCCGGAGCACCCAACCCCTTCATCGACCCCGAGGGCTACAAAACCTATGTCGCCCAACACGAAGAGATGTTTCAGAAGGAATTAGCAAAGCAGACCAGGCAAAAGACGTAGCGCTCATTTCGCAGATAAAGACCACGGACTGTGCTGAAGTTGCGGATTTGTTGTTTCAAATCCGCACAATCCGTGGTCAATTATTTTTATTGAAGCAAGCTCTCTTCAGACCGCAACCGCAAAATCCGGTCCACCGCATACGGAGCGCGGTGCGAGGCCGTAAAGAAGTGCCGCACCTGCAACTCACCAAGCAGCCCGATCCCCATCATCTGAATGCCCGCCAGAATCAAAATTCCAGCAATCACGAAGATGGGGCCATGAACATCCATAATGTGCTGGCCCGTCAGGATCTTCAGCACCAGCAGCCACACCGCGAGCCCCGAACCCGCTGTCATACCAAGCGCACCGATCGTCCCAAAGAAGTGCAGCGGCCGCGTCATGTAGCGCAGCAAAAAGCGAATCGTCAGCAGGTCGAAGAAGACCCGGAACGTACGCGAAATCCCATAGTGGCTCTTGCCAAACTCACGCGCCGGATTCGAAATCGGAATCTCGCAGATGCTCGCGCCATACCAGCTCGCCAGCGCCGGAATAAACCGGTGCATCTCGCCATACAGCGGAATATTCTGGATGACCTCGCGCCGATAAGCCTTGAACGTCGTGCCAAAGTCATGAATGTTCACGCCGCTGAAGTACGCCATCATCCAGTTCGCAACGCGCGAAGGAATACGCCGCATGATGAAGTTGTCACCGCGCTGCGCCCGCCATCCGCTCACCACGTCGTAGCCCTCTTCGAGCTTCGCCAGAAAGTTCGGAATCTCATCCGGATCGTGCTGCAGGTCGCCATCCATCGCCAGGATGAACTCCCCCTGCGCATGATCAAAACCCGCGGCCAGCGCCGACGTCTGCCCGAAGTTCCGCCGCAGCTTGATCACCAGCACCCGCGAATCCACCGCCGCAATCTCTTCCAACAGCCGATACGTCCGGTCACGCGATCCGTCATCCACCAGCACCAGCTCGAAGCTCTCACCCACGTGTTCCATCACGGCCTTCAGCCGGTCATAGAGCGTGGTGACATTCTCCTCTTCGTTATGGAAAGGGACAACAATCGAATACTTCGGCACGGTTTGATAATACTCCTGTTCTCGTTTCTTCCTACCTATCTTTAGACCGCTCGTGACACGAGTTTGGTTCAGATTAAAGGATGCATCCAGCCCCTCGGCGATTCGCAGGATTTCAACGTTTCTCTCGAAACCCAAGCATCCCCGAGCATCGTGAACGCCGTCTCTCCAGGTATGATCCGCAAACTAAAATCCGGAGAATATCGCCTCTACTCCCGCAAAGCGAACCCCAAAACCGGAAAACGGCGCAATCTCGGCACCTTCGACACGCTCGAAAGAGCCAAGCAACACGAGCGCGAGATCCAGTACTTCAAGCGCCACTAGCCGCAGGCTACTTAGGCCCCAACCAACACCTTGCCATACCGCTTCTCCACATACTCGTCCAGAATCACCTGAAACTCTTCGACAATCCGGTCGCCCTTCAGCGTCGTATACAGCTTCCCGTCCACATACACCGGAGCCTTCGGCTCCTCAAACGTCCCCGGCAGCGAGATCCCAATATTTGCGTGCTTCGACTCGCCCGGCCCATTCACCACACAGCCCATCACCGCCAGCTTCAGCTCCTCGACGCCCGGATAGATCTTCTTCCACTCCGGCATCTGCGCCACCAGATACCCCTGAATCCGCTCCGCCAGCTCCTGAAAATACGTCGAAGTCGTCCGCCCACAACCCGGGCAGCTCGTCACCTGCGGCATAAAGCTGCGAATCCCCAGCGACTGCAAGATCTGCTGCCCGC
This is a stretch of genomic DNA from Edaphobacter acidisoli. It encodes these proteins:
- a CDS encoding TonB-dependent receptor encodes the protein MMEVPMLFAFRTLSLRMPRGLATLLAALFIVTAAARAVIVRGVVTDPLGAVVSGAQVRLIQGTLAVAIGVSGADGSYEIRTADTGRFVLLTAATTFSPNISPDFYGGRTDVVTRNVVLEAASVTEQVTVTTTGISTPIQQASSAVTLIPMKDLATQVGIVNDLRQSPGNVVVQTGQYGGVASLFVRGGNSDANKVLIDGVPAEDTGGVFDFGTVSTTGLSGLELYRGPNSALYGSDAAASVVNLVTPRGSSLRPVVNYSGDAGNFRTYRNEAVVSGAHSRLDYYAGFSRFDTSNTVANDQYHSATSVANIGYNITTNTQARFTLRNADSATGLPGAIGFYGIAASGKQSDQDIYSGLTLENLAAGKWHNLVRYGIARKREQVQQFAPVGEPVTSVFGGVSYTTYYGNTVTIRGANGYSATGQAAFFSPSEDTVANRDELYYQSDYAFPHRMTALFGFRYEDERGRFVDPAAFEDEKIDRPNFEYTLQFQGDVKNRVFYSLGGAVEKNHLYGIAGTPRIGLAYVPVRPSMRKFHGTRLRASFATGVQEPSLAAEFSSLYTELVQSGNQDAIAAYHVTPISEERSRTWDLGVDQNILGQKLIVKAGYFHNQFSHQIEVADSTSLTKYFGIPPSIANQLYGAALNSLAFRAQGAELEAQYQPFTHVFMRGGYTYLAPIVLQSFASDAVAANNGTPTTNPNIPGVAIGALSPLVGSRPFRRPPQTGFFAVEYMRTRFAAAIKGSLASRSDDSTFQLYNDFNGGNTLLLPNRNLDAGFAKLDANLLFTVTRHATVYAQLDNLLSQQHIGPIGYPGLPFTVRAGLKIRFGGM
- a CDS encoding quinone oxidoreductase family protein, with the protein product MQAIQMLTTGPADVLTMQELPMPTLGAGEALVRIEAAGVNFIDTYFREGRYPARLPYTLGQEAAGVVTAVGAGVTSVKAGDRVAWCGVPGTYAQFAVAPAARLVNIPDGVTAVQAAAVMLQGMTAHYLSHSAYAIRSGDEVLIHAGAGGTGLLLIQMAKARGARVFTTVSTDEKAALVRDAGADEVILYTREDFAAKVKKLASGPGLHAVYDSVGKTTFDKSLEVLRPRGTMVLFGGSSGAVPPFDLIRLSLMGSLYITRPTLKDYIATREDLEARAGDVFRGVADGSLKLRIEHTYPLAEAAQAHRELESRRTTGKLILIP
- the bla gene encoding subclass B3 metallo-beta-lactamase; the encoded protein is MLFRALILACTTLLFTSGAAAQNNPDWYAPQKPFHIAGNLYYVGSRDLASYLITTPQGDILINSNFERSVPQIRKSVEELGFHFSDIKILLISHAHIDHAAGSSAIKKLTGAQYMVMDADVPVIESGGRNDFAYAHSADMHFPPTKVDRILHDGSQVRLGGTVLVAHLTPGHTKGCTTWTMKVTESGKTYNVVIIGSPNINPGYKLVNNKQYPQIAQDYEKTFRVLKSLPCDIFLGAHGSYFDLQEKLPRMKPGAPNPFIDPEGYKTYVAQHEEMFQKELAKQTRQKT
- a CDS encoding glycosyltransferase family 2 protein translates to MPKYSIVVPFHNEEENVTTLYDRLKAVMEHVGESFELVLVDDGSRDRTYRLLEEIAAVDSRVLVIKLRRNFGQTSALAAGFDHAQGEFILAMDGDLQHDPDEIPNFLAKLEEGYDVVSGWRAQRGDNFIMRRIPSRVANWMMAYFSGVNIHDFGTTFKAYRREVIQNIPLYGEMHRFIPALASWYGASICEIPISNPAREFGKSHYGISRTFRVFFDLLTIRFLLRYMTRPLHFFGTIGALGMTAGSGLAVWLLVLKILTGQHIMDVHGPIFVIAGILILAGIQMMGIGLLGELQVRHFFTASHRAPYAVDRILRLRSEESLLQ